The Melospiza georgiana isolate bMelGeo1 chromosome 1, bMelGeo1.pri, whole genome shotgun sequence genome contains the following window.
CTGTACTGCCTGACAGCCAGCGCGCCCGCGGGCTGCCGAGGGAAGCCGGGCAAGCGGCTGCTCAGGTACCGCTCCAGGCTGCCCTGGTCGAAGCGGTGCTGCGGCCGCACCTCGCTAGTGCCCGGCTCCGCCGCCATCCTCGGAGGCCGCACCGGAGGCCGCCCGGCCGGGACACCCGGAGGCGCCTCGGTCCGCCAAGGAAAGCCCTTCGCAGCCCCCTGGCTGTCGGGCCCGGCGGCTTCTCCCGGAACACGACTTTTCCCGGGAGGCAGGTCCCGCCGCGGCGGCCACCGCCCCTCAGCCGTGAGGAGGCGGCCCCGGGAAGGGCCGGCCCCTGGAAgggccggccccgctccgccccgaCGCTTCCCGGAAGCtcccggggccgggcacagaCGTGTCGCTGCCATGGCGGATCCCGGGCGGCTGGAGCGGCTGGAGCGGCGTGTgcgggagctggaggaggaacTGGCCCGGGAGAagcgcgggcgggcggcggcgcgggcccGCATCGACACCATGAGCGCCGAGGTGACCGACTCGAACCCCTACAGGTGCGCTGAGGGCTCTGAGGGCGGCGGGGCTCTGTCGGGGCGCGGAGCATGGGCAAGGGGGAGGCCGAGGGTTGAacggtggggctgggggagcggGAGAGGCTCGGACGGGTGGGAATCTCAGGGATGAGGATGGGTGTGCTCGGGAGGGTGTCGGGCAGCGCAGGAGGCAGGTGCTCCGGCATGGATGCTCTCGGGTTTcccacctggctgggctggatgtCAGGGTTACTTTGTATTATCTTGCTTTACAGtagaggcaggcagggagggagaaaaatctgaaaacctTGTGGTTTTCAGCTAGGTTGCTAGTAAATGGGACAGGTGTTGGTATTATTTGAGGTCTTATTCTCATTCCTCCAAATTGTCTATTTTAGAAGTTGGTTTATAGAATTCTTGAGCTTTAGAGACCCCTTCCCTTCTAGAAATCTgatgattttttggtttttgttggtttgggtttggttttatttttccttaatacACGTTGATACTTGTACTTTCATGAAAAATGCCATAAAGAGATAAAATGTTcctttaaaatgctttcagttATCCTCAAAACCTGATAGtctccatttatttttataatgttaTGTTAATCTAATAAAGTCGAGCAGAAAACAGTGCAAGTCTTCACTAGGTTGCTGCCATATGGTtcattaccaaaaaaaaaaaaaagtgtcacCTTTCATTCTGTAAATCAGGGTTTGAGTTACAAAAATATCTGTGTCCTCCTGATTTCATGATATTACCAGAGGAATAGGTGCATGAGTTTCTGCAGGGTTAGGACTCTGGGGCAAATAGGAAAGCATCTACTCTGTCACTCAGACTGTACCTAGCTGGCAGTGGAACAGCAGGCTTGCATTTATTGCTTGGTCAGGTTATTTCTAAAGCAAAAGTGATTTTAAGtacctgaaaagcaaaactgtTGTTAGAAacataaagaatattttctgtgttaaCATTGcgtttttttctttgtagtcGCTTGATGGCATTAAAAAGAATGGGGATTGTCAAAGACTATGAGGTAGGATTCTATCTGTAATGAAACactgtttgcattttttccctggGAGGACCACTTTTGACATACTGATGTGTACATTATTCCTTCCTACAGAAAATCCGTACCTTCACAGTTGCAGTAGTAGGTGTGGGGGGTGTTGGCAGTGTGACTGCTGAAATGCTGACAAGGTGTGGCATTGGTAAGGTAATGAGAGTTTTTTTGTTCTTATAAGAACCAAGTTTATATCATGCAACTGAAATGTAGTAGATGACAAACAGAAATCTTTAACACAAACATTAGTTTGTCACATGGCAGCAAGTAATATAGATGATAATAGAGGTGTTACTGTTCATATAGGTTAATCTGTTGAATATTCTTAGTTTTAATGACTTAACAGATTGGTTCAGTTTTTCACATCCTTATGATGTTTGTACCTCTTGTATGTGAACTGAATGGGCTTCTGAGGGAGAGAGTTTGGTTGGGGGAATTTTCTATGGCTATGGTTTTAGAATTAGTTTTATTGTTCAAAATTGCCACAGTGCTCTGTTTGCAGAGTCTCTGGAGATTCACACGTGTTAAAACAATCTTTGTTGTAGCTGCTTCTGTTTGATTATGACAAAGTGGAACTGGCAAACATGAACAGACTCTTCTTCCAACCTCATCAAGCTGGATTAAGTAAAGTGCAAGCAGCAGAACATACTTTGAGGTAAAACTTGGAGAAAATGGGTATGAAAATGTATTGAGCCAGGATGCTGCTCTAGAAAATCAGTGTTTCGCTCTTAATCATTTGCAAAGAATCATGATTTAATTTGGAAATTTGAACATAAAATATTTGTGGGGATGATTGATACCTCAAAGACATTTTTGTACTGCCCAAAACCTTAATGTGAGTCTACTTTTTAGTAAAAGCCAGTTTTGCTCAGAAGTTTGGTATAAACTATGCCACTCCCAcatgttgtgggttttttcttatttaatgtGAATTTTTGAGAAATAGGGGTGAATTCTAGAGTTCAGAGTGGAAACTTAAGACTGTAGCAACACTTGGGAAATTAGGGAGAAGAATGCAAATTACCACTGTATTCTTAACTACTGACTCCTATTATTTCCTCCCTAAGGGATATTAATCCTGATGTTCAGTTTGAAGTACATAACTACAACATCACAACACTGGACAACTTTGAGCACTTCATGGATAGAATAAGGTAAAATCTCCCAATTTTAGCATATTGCTAAGTTCTGCTGTTGTGTGGTTCTACACAGCCTCACATTTTTCTTGTTGGGGCTCTTTTTCAATTTATTAACTTCCAATTGAAAACCTCTGGGAAATGTATGTGTATGAAGACATTCTTGTCTAGATGTGTTATGGAAAACAGATCAGATCATATCTTGAATGCTCTGTAGTAGTTTTCAGGTATGATTTAGGAAATGAAGAAGAAAGTAGTTACTAGTGGATCTCATAGAGATCTGAGATAACTTACACCGTTTGCAGTTCTGTTGTACGAAGATACAATTCTCCAATACTGTGAGTGCATACTATATAAAGCAGTCTAAAATGCCCATATATTTAAATCCCAGCCTCAGCATGGTGTTGTTTCTACTGCAGATCTAAGATACTGGTTGTGTCCTGTACTGCATTTGCACAAGCTTTGttaaaaattcacttttcttgGGCTTCTGTACTGTATAGCAACATGTCAGTTGCTGTGTTGGTATTTTGTTCTGCTGGCAATTTCATGTAAATTTCTGATGCTTGTTGCAGTAACGGTGCACTGGAGGAAGGGAAGCCTGTGGATCTGGTTCTGAGCTGCGTGGACAACTTTGAAGCTCGCATGGCAATTAACACGGTAAGGCCACCAAAGGCACGAGCTTGTGGAAGGCTGTTTTCTTCTATAAATGTTAGGAGTTGTGCAACTATAGAAAAGACATGGACTTAAAAACAATCTCCTAAGAAATGTCTCCCTTGGCTTGAGAAATCTGAGCTTTTACCCAGTTCTTATAAACCCATTTTATGTGTATAAATATCACTAAAGACTTGGAAGTTACTATCAGCTAATGGTTAGTAAAAGAAGTATCATAAACTCTGTCTTTTCTAATTACTCTGTTTATAAAATGGTATTTTCAAAGGCTGGTATGTTGAATCTTAGAAACGTAAAAAGATTTTCTACAGCTAATTATATACCTCATATGACTTTTTGTATActaaaaatgctgtttatttaatcaaactctttttctttataGTAGCAGCCAATGTAAGGTATATGCCAAATGAATGTTTTCTGTTACCCTTCAGCTGACTTGATCCATAAATTGCAGTCAGGGAAGGCACACAGATACACTGTACCCAAGCCTCTAAAATAATTTGTGGAATTATATTCTATAGTGTGCTGTAATTGGGTCACTGATGTCTGTATTGTTAGAACATCTCAGGTCCTCAGGAAAGCACAAAGGGCTGGCTTCGTGAGGGCAACTTTAATTTGCTGCTTGATTTGTCCTTTGATAATAATTTCTATCTCTTCATATACTTTTTTCTGACCATAGCCTTTTTGCCTGAAATCAGGGAGATGAATGTGTTTCATCACTCCCAATTGTTTGAGTTcctattattttcattaaacttctgcagtgctgatgtgtgtgtttctgtgtttatAAGGCTTGCAATGAACTTGGACAAATCTGGATGGAGTCTGGAGTGAGTGAAAATGCAGTGTCAGGACACATCCAGCTGATCATCCCTGGTGAATCTGCTTGTTTTGCGGTACGTGGTGCTCTGCTGAATTGCTCTCTTGCCCTTTAGAGTGGGACTGGAAATGTAAAGATTAGCTGGCCTTGTGAGTGTgatcctggcacagctgatgcAGTACCTTTAAATTCTATGTGATCTGTGGGATTTCTTGAATgcttttttacagcttttttttctctattgcCCCTCAGTGTGCTCCTCCACTGGTAGTAGCTGCAAATATTGATGAGAAGACATTGAAACGAGAAGGAGTTTGTGCAGCCAGTCTTCCTACAACCATGGGTGTTGTGGCAGGAATGCTTGTGCAAAATGTTCTCAAGTAAGTGACTGAGTTGTTGCTATTTGATGTGtacagcaaaatatttaaatatttaatcatGCTCTGATTTGACATCATTACgttatacattaaaaaatgctgTTGTGTTGACTTGTCTTTGTAATTTTGTACATGGACAAAGAATAAATTACTTCTCTTGCCTGTAGCTGAGTTATCCTCACACACCACGAGAAGTTGGGATTCTGTATTGATCCAGTTATTCTGTTGCCAGCTGACTACAGCATTACTGGATTTAAGGCAATTACAGTAATTCACATTACAACTCCATGAGTCTGAAAGTATATTCTAAAAGTTCATTGAGTAAAAATGATTCCCTAAGCAACTGAATTTTTAGGTTTGCACCTGCATTACAAGCTCcttctttctctgtgtttctaGATACCTGTTAAATTTTGGTACTGTGAGTTATTATCTTGGTTACAATGCAATGCAGGATTTCTTCCCAACTATGTCTATGAAGCCAAACCCCCAGTGCAGTGACCACAATTgcagaaaacagcaagaaaattaTAAGGTAAAAACAGTTTGGGGTTGTGGGTCAATTTTCTAATTTCCCTTTTCGTAGAGAACAAAGCAAGTTGCAAATCTGtagtaaaagaaaatgttcattGCTACTCCAGTTTGCAACACTCATCTTCAGATGGTTGCACGTGTTTCTAAATATACAGTACTTACCTTAAAGGGTAGGAAGAAGAGTTGAGCAATTATCTAGAAGAAAATACTGCTTAAGAGAATGCAAACTCTTTTAGTAGTCATATGTTTCTGAGTTTTAATGGGtttgatgtttttttttaacttactgATATTCTGCTTTTTTGCTCCTAAGCAGTCACCATTTAGAACCTTTTTATCTTACATGTTGGAAGAAATGTGACTATTAGGCTTGAACTTCTTTGCAGTTTTTGGAAATTGGATTGGAAATTGGACTAAATGTTGGTTATTGAGGGgattgtttttctgtgttttctctccAGAGAAAAGAAGCTGCAAGACCAAAAGAAGAAGTAattgaaaaggaagaagaaatagtACATGAAGACAATGACTGGGGTAAGTCATCACCTAGAGACAAATTGATTTTCCCAACACTGAGATTCATTTTGGGTGAACACAGTTTAGGGTACATAGAATTTTTTTAGTTCCTATATTTTATAACTTACACTGTGTAATCACTTTTGGCTTTTCCTGGattttgaaagtaattttatCACAACTTGATGATATGTTTTTAGTGCAACATGCAGGTTTTAGGCTCAAAATGTAACTGCTACTTGAATAAAAAACTTTCTCAGAAGATAGTTTGAAGATGAGGGAGATATGAGAAGATGTATTAACTGCATGTTCCTTTTAAATATACTAAAGAGCAGTTGTCGTTTCCATAACCACTGTGCTGAGGCATCCCATGGATTTTTACTTTCCTCTGAGGATTTTAAATTAGAAGGAATTATCTTAAGGAATGGTAAATGTGTTTTATGTAACTGTTTTAAGACTGGAGATGTATGTTCTGTTTATTACATGCTATAGAAAATAATCTTATCTTACACCTGGGAGAAGTGTCCTTATGGTAAAGTTTAAATGGTAAGGACAAGGAAGAGATGCCATTCTGGTTCATAAGTTGCCTATACAGAATTATGTCATATATTctaaagggaaaatattttctattggTAATGGAATGAAATTGTTGAAGTCAAAGGTGTTTCTTGTTTAATTTAACTCTGTTTTTGGAAAGTAGCTGCATCTTTCCTCTTACTGTGATAACTTGGTGATTaaagaactttttcttctaaCTCCTAATGgagtttttgtttccttttaatgCAAAGGCATTGAATTAGTATCAGAAATTTCAGAAGATGAGCTGAAGGCTGCATCTGGCCCAGTACCTGAGCTTCCTGAGGGAATTAGTGTAGCATATACTATCCCAGACAAGGTAATGAACTTATTCGTTATGAATTTTTGAAATACACGTTGTAGATTAAATTTATAATACCAGCCAGTTTGGTTACCCTTTAAACCTAGAACAGAATTCCATCTTGAACAATTCCTCAGTTCATTTGATTATTCCTTTTTATGGTCCAGTTTTGTGTTCCTGGGAAAGATAATTCTTTAAGTGTGGATGGTGTCGTTATGGTAAAGCTTAAATGCTAAGGACAAGGAAGAGATGCCAGTGTGAATGTACTGCTGAGATTATGGGAATTAATGCatttggggctgggggaagaACAGCAAATGTCAATTTCTCAGTTGATATTTTGGTGACTAATTAATTTTTCCCATACATATCTTGTAAAAGCTGTATATTGTCAAAGAGCAATGAGTATACCTGGGGAACATAGAATCTGAATGTACTGCAGTAAGAACATTCTAACTCCTAGTCAAAATAGTTTACAGTTGAATCTTATTATCTAATAAACTAGGCCTAATCTCACTATTGAGTGCCTGCTTTTAGGAAAATGGTGTAACAGCAATAAACCTGATCTGtgagggctttttttgtttgctttttttgttgacaactttttcttcctgttcctAACAGGAAGAGAATTCAGTAACTGGGGAGACAGTAGCAGACTCTGAAGAAAGCCTAGAAGAACTCATGGCCAAAATGAGAAACATGTAGAAACACAAAAATGAAGTATAACTTTCATGAGTTTGGATGGACATTGGATTTTAAGAAGACCAGACttcttacttttttccttttttttacttcctttgAAGCTTACTTTTCTGATGAAACAGAACTGTTacaggggaaggaaggacacAGACttaattgtttattttctgttttctcatcATGTCTTTATTAACAGATAGAGCTGTGCTActgttaaattttaatttctcagcaTTGCTAGTGTCCAGATATTCAGTGGCAAATAAAAGGACCTGGATAAAGTAAAAAAGCAGGCACAGCACATTATATACCCTATCATGTGATGAGAATAGCACACAGAACAAGCCAAGGGAAGGATGAAATCTGCTGGAGTGGGCTGAGTGAGTGAAGGGCAGATGATAATGCCTCTCTCATGATGCTGCTCCTGATTTTCCAGGCACTTTTACTTGGTTGTCACTCACTGGTCTAAAGTCTTGGCATGGATCATGCTGTGGGTATTTTTTCCAAGAAATGAGAACATATAAGCCTTTTCATCTGCCTTAAATATCCCTGGGATGGAATTTTCTTTATCAATGTCttactgctgcttttccttcaaCAGCTGCCTATGTTTTGTATGTGATGTTTTGAGTATACTGTAAGAAGGTG
Protein-coding sequences here:
- the UBA5 gene encoding ubiquitin-like modifier-activating enzyme 5; amino-acid sequence: MADPGRLERLERRVRELEEELAREKRGRAAARARIDTMSAEVTDSNPYSRLMALKRMGIVKDYEKIRTFTVAVVGVGGVGSVTAEMLTRCGIGKLLLFDYDKVELANMNRLFFQPHQAGLSKVQAAEHTLRDINPDVQFEVHNYNITTLDNFEHFMDRISNGALEEGKPVDLVLSCVDNFEARMAINTACNELGQIWMESGVSENAVSGHIQLIIPGESACFACAPPLVVAANIDEKTLKREGVCAASLPTTMGVVAGMLVQNVLKYLLNFGTVSYYLGYNAMQDFFPTMSMKPNPQCSDHNCRKQQENYKRKEAARPKEEVIEKEEEIVHEDNDWGIELVSEISEDELKAASGPVPELPEGISVAYTIPDKEENSVTGETVADSEESLEELMAKMRNM